A genomic stretch from Amycolatopsis sp. 195334CR includes:
- a CDS encoding MerR family transcriptional regulator, translating to MTTKSAPGRDEVSARNVWTPGQVADLLGVSPVTLRSWDARYGIGPTVRESGRQRRYSTADVAGLQRMQSLMSRGVRTREAAQLVLSGRDDPLVTGQAERTMQALHEAADGLRYATMAALLDDALAAGGVVTTWQEILVPLLLRLEESWTAGEPCFAAEWALAREISAALERYARPRSTALGGAPLLLACCPAERHTLPLEVLRGALAELNVAAMYLGPMVPPDTIVALTKHLSPAVVVLWSMAPGTADIGVLRRIRRAGGRPCLAGPGWNQFTGRRTPRVDDLPGALTRITEMIE from the coding sequence ATGACGACGAAGTCCGCACCGGGCCGGGACGAGGTCTCGGCGCGCAACGTGTGGACGCCCGGGCAGGTCGCGGACCTCCTGGGCGTGTCACCGGTGACACTGCGCAGCTGGGACGCCCGGTACGGGATCGGCCCGACCGTGCGCGAGTCGGGGCGGCAACGCCGGTATTCGACGGCCGATGTGGCCGGGCTGCAACGGATGCAGAGCTTGATGAGCCGGGGTGTCCGGACTCGGGAAGCCGCCCAGCTCGTGCTCTCCGGACGAGACGATCCGCTGGTGACCGGGCAGGCCGAGCGCACCATGCAAGCGTTGCACGAGGCCGCGGACGGCCTCCGGTACGCCACCATGGCCGCGTTGCTCGACGATGCTCTCGCGGCCGGCGGTGTGGTCACCACGTGGCAGGAGATCCTGGTCCCGCTGTTGCTTCGGCTCGAAGAAAGCTGGACCGCGGGCGAGCCGTGCTTCGCCGCGGAGTGGGCGCTGGCGCGCGAGATCTCCGCGGCGCTGGAGCGCTACGCCCGGCCCCGCAGCACCGCGCTGGGCGGGGCGCCGTTGCTGCTCGCGTGCTGCCCGGCCGAGCGGCACACCCTGCCGCTCGAAGTGCTCCGCGGCGCACTGGCGGAGCTCAACGTCGCGGCGATGTACCTTGGCCCGATGGTGCCGCCGGACACCATCGTCGCGCTGACGAAGCACCTGTCCCCGGCCGTGGTCGTGCTGTGGTCGATGGCCCCGGGCACCGCCGACATCGGTGTGCTGCGCCGGATTCGGCGGGCGGGCGGACGGCCCTGCCTGGCCGGACCGGGCTGGAACCAGTTCACCGGGCGGCGCACCCCGCGTGTCGACGACCTGCCCGGCGCGTTGACCCGGATCACCGAGATGATCGAGTAG
- a CDS encoding FAD-dependent oxidoreductase — MSADPRRVEYPPAPGLAHAGELRWRPRVAVVGGGIAGLTAATGLAERGVEVDLYERESYLGGRAGGWDTTLGDGTPVTMSRGFHAFFRQYYNLRSLLRRTDPGLRRLKPVPDYPLLDDRGRVDTFRGLPRRPPWNAMVFALRSPTFRLRDLVRIDPAGALPLAAVSVPETYHQLDDIDAASFLDRLNFPPSARHLAFEVFSRSFFASPAELSAAELVTMFHLYFLGSSEGLIFDVPEDTYPASLWDPLTAYLTDLGVRIHRGVRVDAVEPGERGGFRVRGAPVDGVVLASDVPGLREVVGASPELGTPAWRERIERLRTAPAFYVRRLWLDRPLRVERAPFLGTGSLPPLDNISVLDRFEAQAAEWAARTGGAVVELHAYAVAERSADLPDRLLDRLHEIYPETRQARIVGELDQWRQDCPLFGLGDFARRPGVETPVPGLVLAGDGIRVDLPVALMERAATTGWQAANRLLAGWGLRGHPTWSVPNQGRLGLVRALARRRAAGAG; from the coding sequence GTGAGCGCGGATCCGCGGCGGGTCGAGTACCCGCCCGCTCCCGGGCTCGCGCACGCCGGTGAACTGCGGTGGCGCCCGCGGGTGGCGGTGGTCGGTGGCGGGATCGCCGGACTCACCGCGGCGACCGGGCTGGCCGAACGCGGTGTCGAGGTCGACCTGTACGAACGCGAGTCCTACCTCGGCGGCCGGGCGGGCGGCTGGGACACCACGCTCGGCGACGGCACGCCGGTGACGATGAGCCGGGGTTTCCACGCGTTCTTCCGCCAGTACTACAACCTGCGGTCGCTGCTGCGGCGTACGGATCCGGGGCTGCGCCGGTTGAAACCGGTCCCCGACTACCCGCTGCTGGACGACCGCGGCCGGGTCGACACCTTCCGCGGCCTGCCGCGCAGGCCGCCGTGGAACGCGATGGTGTTCGCCCTGCGCAGCCCCACTTTCCGGCTGCGTGATCTGGTGCGGATCGATCCGGCCGGGGCGCTGCCGCTGGCCGCCGTTTCGGTGCCGGAGACGTACCACCAGCTCGACGACATCGACGCGGCGTCCTTTTTGGACCGGCTGAACTTCCCGCCGAGCGCCCGGCATCTGGCGTTCGAGGTGTTCTCGCGCAGCTTTTTCGCGTCCCCGGCGGAACTTTCGGCGGCGGAACTGGTGACGATGTTCCACCTGTACTTCCTCGGCTCGTCGGAGGGGTTGATCTTCGATGTGCCCGAGGACACCTATCCGGCGAGTTTGTGGGATCCGTTGACCGCGTACCTCACGGACCTGGGCGTGCGGATCCACCGGGGTGTCCGGGTGGACGCGGTGGAGCCCGGCGAGCGCGGCGGCTTCCGGGTACGCGGTGCTCCGGTCGACGGGGTGGTGCTGGCTTCGGACGTTCCTGGCCTGCGCGAGGTGGTCGGGGCGTCACCGGAGTTGGGCACGCCCGCGTGGCGTGAGCGGATCGAGAGGTTGCGGACCGCGCCCGCTTTCTACGTGCGCCGGCTGTGGCTCGATCGTCCGTTGCGGGTCGAACGGGCGCCGTTCCTCGGTACCGGGAGCTTGCCGCCGCTGGACAACATCAGCGTGCTCGACCGGTTCGAGGCCCAGGCGGCGGAGTGGGCCGCGCGCACCGGCGGGGCGGTGGTCGAACTGCACGCCTACGCCGTGGCCGAACGGTCGGCCGACCTGCCGGACCGGTTGCTCGACCGGTTGCACGAGATCTACCCGGAGACCCGGCAGGCGCGCATCGTGGGCGAGCTGGACCAGTGGCGGCAGGACTGCCCGCTTTTCGGGCTGGGCGACTTCGCGCGCCGGCCGGGGGTGGAGACCCCGGTGCCGGGGCTGGTGCTGGCCGGGGACGGGATCCGGGTGGACCTGCCGGTGGCGTTGATGGAGCGGGCCGCGACCACCGGCTGGCAGGCGGCGAACCGGCTGCTGGCGGGATGGGGGCTGCGGGGACACCCGACCTGGTCGGTGCCGAACCAGGGGCGGCTGGGGCTGGTGCGGGCACTCGCCCGGCGGCGGGCTGCTGGGGCCGGGTGA
- a CDS encoding phytoene/squalene synthase family protein, with translation MTRAELDAAGITGAELRAAYARCRELNARHGRTYFLATRLLSPSRRPAVHALYGFARWVDDLVDEPESGTTTAALDERLARVDKDLAAALAGAAVDEPVLLAVADTARRYALDHALFEAFLRSMRMDLTTTGYATRPELTEYVHGSAEVIGLQMLPVLGTVTDREAAAGPAAALGTAFQLTNFLRDVGEDLDRGRVYLPADELAAFGVDRDRLRWCREHRRIDPPVRRALADQIAFTRAVYRRARPGVAMLHPAARPCIHTAFELYSRILDRIEAADHNVFARRATVPMRRRAAVAGVAAARVLASRAVPGRIA, from the coding sequence ATGACCCGGGCCGAACTCGACGCGGCGGGCATCACCGGGGCCGAACTGCGCGCCGCCTACGCCCGCTGCCGCGAACTCAACGCCCGGCACGGGCGCACCTACTTCCTGGCCACGCGCCTGCTGAGCCCGTCCCGCCGACCGGCGGTCCACGCGCTCTACGGCTTCGCGCGCTGGGTCGACGACCTGGTCGACGAACCCGAATCCGGCACCACCACGGCCGCCCTCGACGAGCGGCTGGCCAGGGTGGACAAGGATCTCGCGGCCGCGTTGGCCGGTGCGGCGGTCGACGAGCCGGTACTGCTCGCGGTGGCCGACACGGCCCGCCGCTATGCGCTGGACCACGCGCTGTTCGAGGCCTTCCTGCGCTCGATGCGCATGGACCTGACCACCACCGGGTACGCCACGCGCCCGGAACTGACCGAGTACGTGCACGGTTCGGCGGAGGTGATCGGCCTGCAGATGCTGCCGGTGCTGGGCACGGTGACCGACCGCGAGGCCGCGGCCGGGCCCGCCGCAGCGCTGGGCACGGCGTTCCAGCTCACCAACTTCCTGCGTGACGTGGGGGAGGACCTCGACCGCGGCCGGGTGTACCTGCCCGCCGACGAGCTCGCCGCCTTCGGCGTGGACCGGGATCGGCTGCGCTGGTGCCGGGAACACCGGCGGATCGATCCACCGGTGCGGCGGGCGCTCGCGGACCAGATCGCCTTCACCCGCGCCGTCTACCGCCGCGCTCGCCCCGGGGTGGCGATGCTGCACCCGGCCGCGCGTCCCTGCATCCACACCGCTTTCGAGCTGTACTCCCGCATTCTCGATCGGATCGAAGCCGCCGACCACAACGTCTTCGCGCGGCGAGCCACGGTCCCGATGCGGCGCCGGGCGGCCGTCGCCGGCGTCGCGGCCGCCCGGGTCCTGGCTTCGCGGGCGGTACCGGGGCGTATCGCGTGA
- the crtI gene encoding phytoene desaturase family protein: MLRTIPGPTERVVVVGAGLAGLSAAAHLAGRGRTVTVLDDREGPGGRASARPLGEYSMVTGPTVLTMPDILAGVFGALGEELGDWLDLVRLDPAYRASFADGSTLDVHADGEAMAEAVRAFAGPAEARGYLRLREWLSELYSVEFDRFIAANFDSPLSLVSPQLARLVAMGGFRSLDGAVGRFLRDERLKRVFSFQSLYAGQSPRRALALYAVISYMDTVGGVFFPRGGMGAVPAALAGAITKAGATIHHGDPVTSLDIRGGRVRAVVTAAGQRVPCDAVVLTTEPEHSYRLLGRAPRRPVRLRPAPSAVVLHAGTVRARPEVAHHSIVFGQAWHRTFDEIITKGSLMSDPSLLVTRPTATDPTLAPPGHDLYSILAPVPNLDRGGQRWAALGPRYAEELARHVQRRLAPGFTTEIDRTFLLTPEDWAARGMVAGTPFSYAHTFAQTGPFRPANLVRGVDNAVLAGAGTVPGVGVPTVLLSGRLAADRITGSGR, translated from the coding sequence GTGCTTCGAACGATCCCGGGCCCCACCGAACGGGTGGTGGTCGTCGGTGCCGGGCTGGCCGGGCTGTCCGCGGCAGCCCACCTGGCCGGCCGCGGCCGGACGGTGACCGTGCTGGACGACCGCGAGGGCCCCGGTGGCCGGGCGAGCGCGCGCCCGCTGGGGGAGTACTCGATGGTCACCGGGCCCACGGTGCTGACCATGCCCGACATCCTGGCCGGCGTCTTCGGGGCGCTCGGCGAGGAACTGGGGGACTGGCTCGACCTCGTGCGCCTCGACCCGGCCTACCGGGCGTCGTTCGCCGATGGTTCCACTTTGGACGTGCACGCGGACGGTGAGGCGATGGCCGAGGCGGTCCGGGCGTTCGCCGGACCGGCGGAAGCCCGCGGTTACCTCCGCCTGCGCGAGTGGCTGAGCGAGCTGTACTCGGTGGAGTTCGACCGGTTCATCGCGGCCAACTTCGACTCGCCGCTGTCGCTGGTGTCGCCGCAGCTGGCCAGGCTGGTCGCGATGGGCGGGTTCCGCAGCCTCGACGGCGCGGTCGGGCGGTTCCTCCGCGACGAACGCCTGAAGCGGGTGTTCAGCTTCCAATCGCTGTACGCGGGTCAGTCGCCCCGGCGCGCTCTGGCGCTGTACGCGGTGATCTCCTACATGGACACCGTGGGCGGGGTGTTCTTCCCCCGCGGCGGGATGGGCGCGGTGCCCGCCGCGCTCGCGGGGGCGATCACCAAGGCCGGGGCCACCATCCACCACGGCGATCCGGTCACTTCGCTGGACATCCGCGGCGGCCGGGTCCGCGCGGTGGTGACCGCGGCCGGGCAGCGGGTGCCCTGCGACGCCGTCGTGCTCACCACCGAACCCGAGCACAGCTACCGGCTGCTCGGCCGGGCACCCCGCCGTCCGGTGCGGCTGCGGCCCGCGCCCTCGGCGGTGGTGCTGCACGCCGGCACCGTGCGCGCGCGGCCCGAGGTGGCCCACCACAGCATCGTGTTCGGTCAGGCGTGGCACCGCACCTTCGACGAGATCATCACGAAGGGGTCGCTGATGAGCGATCCGTCGCTGCTGGTCACCCGGCCGACCGCCACCGACCCCACGCTGGCGCCACCGGGGCACGACCTCTACTCGATCCTGGCGCCGGTGCCCAATCTCGACCGCGGCGGCCAGCGGTGGGCCGCGCTGGGACCGCGTTACGCCGAAGAACTCGCCCGGCACGTGCAGCGGCGGCTGGCCCCCGGGTTCACCACCGAGATCGACCGCACGTTCCTGCTCACCCCGGAGGACTGGGCGGCCAGGGGCATGGTCGCGGGCACCCCGTTCAGCTACGCGCACACCTTCGCCCAGACCGGGCCGTTCCGGCCGGCGAACCTGGTGCGCGGGGTGGACAACGCGGTGCTCGCCGGCGCGGGCACGGTGCCCGGGGTCGGCGTGCCGACGGTGTTGCTGTCCGGCCGCCTGGCCGCCGACCGGATCACCGGGAGCGGGCGATGA
- a CDS encoding lycopene cyclase domain-containing protein, whose protein sequence is MNQFAYLAVLAVCLLITAPLEWLGAPVYRRPRRLARAVLPAAAVFLVWDLIAIAGGVWGFNPELTTGVLLPFSLPVEEMLFFLVIPVCGLLTFEAVTATVNRWRNR, encoded by the coding sequence GTGAACCAGTTCGCCTACCTGGCCGTGCTCGCGGTCTGCCTGCTGATCACCGCACCGCTGGAGTGGCTCGGCGCACCGGTGTACCGCCGGCCGCGGCGGCTGGCCAGAGCGGTGCTGCCGGCCGCCGCGGTGTTCCTGGTGTGGGACCTGATCGCGATCGCCGGCGGGGTCTGGGGCTTCAACCCGGAGTTGACCACCGGCGTGCTCCTGCCGTTCTCCCTCCCGGTCGAGGAAATGCTGTTCTTCCTGGTGATCCCGGTGTGCGGCCTGCTCACCTTCGAAGCGGTCACCGCCACGGTGAACCGCTGGAGGAACCGGTGA
- a CDS encoding lycopene cyclase domain-containing protein, whose translation MIGYTLPAVLSVPAVVALELLVLRTGLFRQPAYWLTMVVVTAFQIPVDGWLTKLSAPIVLYAPEHFSGVRFPWDVPVEDFLFGFSLVTATLLLWVRQKRKETT comes from the coding sequence GTGATCGGCTACACCCTGCCCGCCGTGCTCTCCGTTCCGGCGGTGGTGGCGCTGGAACTGCTGGTGCTGCGCACGGGCCTGTTCCGGCAGCCCGCCTACTGGCTGACGATGGTGGTGGTGACCGCCTTCCAGATCCCGGTGGACGGCTGGCTGACCAAGCTCAGCGCGCCGATCGTGCTGTACGCGCCCGAGCACTTCAGCGGCGTGCGGTTCCCGTGGGACGTCCCGGTGGAGGACTTCCTCTTCGGCTTCTCGCTGGTGACCGCCACACTCTTGCTCTGGGTCCGCCAGAAGCGGAAGGAGACGACGTGA
- a CDS encoding class I SAM-dependent methyltransferase: MKLGPRGLPRADVPTAFDGGASAYDRLVGANPGYHAHLRLSAGRLRLPAGGAGLTLLDAGCGTGASTAALLAAAPRANILAIDASAEMLRQARAKSWPDSVRFAHTRVEDLQDGPFDGILAAYLVRNLEDPDAQLRRFAALLRPGAPLAVHEYSVAGSLRARLVWHAVCWSIIIPAGRLVTGDGALYRHLWRSVTTFDSAGSFENRLRDNGFTDVHRETVSGWQRGVVHTFLGRAPEGT, encoded by the coding sequence GTGAAGCTCGGCCCGCGCGGCCTGCCCCGCGCCGACGTGCCCACCGCGTTCGACGGCGGCGCGTCCGCCTATGACCGCCTCGTCGGCGCCAATCCCGGCTACCACGCGCACCTGCGGCTGTCCGCCGGGCGGCTGCGGTTGCCCGCCGGTGGCGCCGGGCTCACCCTGCTCGACGCGGGGTGCGGCACCGGCGCGTCCACCGCCGCCCTGCTCGCGGCCGCCCCGCGGGCGAACATCCTAGCGATCGACGCCTCGGCCGAAATGCTGCGGCAGGCGCGGGCGAAGTCCTGGCCCGACTCGGTCCGGTTCGCTCACACCCGCGTGGAGGACCTCCAGGACGGCCCGTTCGACGGAATCCTGGCCGCCTACCTGGTGCGCAACCTGGAGGACCCGGACGCGCAGCTGCGCCGGTTCGCCGCCCTGCTGCGACCGGGCGCTCCCCTGGCGGTGCACGAGTACTCGGTCGCGGGCTCGCTGCGCGCTCGGCTGGTCTGGCACGCCGTGTGCTGGTCGATCATCATCCCGGCCGGACGCCTGGTCACCGGCGACGGCGCGCTGTACCGCCACCTCTGGCGCAGCGTGACCACCTTCGACAGCGCCGGCTCATTCGAGAATCGGTTGCGCGACAACGGTTTCACCGACGTGCACCGCGAAACCGTGTCCGGCTGGCAACGCGGTGTGGTGCACACCTTCCTCGGTCGCGCACCAGAAGGGACCTGA
- a CDS encoding DUF5914 domain-containing protein: MRPTWPSKWPIQPLARERWAAQRPTFADAKVGVIEAALSRALDRPSGNWFVFAASRDIRPDRPYGTTVAGRELVAWRDATGTLRVGPGACPHLGAPLSDARVADGNLVCRWHGLALSGAGGRGWSPLPAFDDGVLTWVRLDDVGAEPPLDRPVVPTRPGTAVSLAAVATLEGTCHPEDVVANRLDPWHGAWFHPYSFTRLTVVEVPSESDDRFVVDVTFRVAGRLGVPVRAEFTCPEPRTVVMRITDGEGEGSVVETHATPRGRGPDGRPRTAVIEATIASSSRPGFAVARKAAPLVRPLMTWTAARLWRDDLAYAERRYALRTKDLPEP; encoded by the coding sequence ATCCGCCCGACCTGGCCGAGCAAGTGGCCCATCCAGCCGCTGGCCCGCGAGCGCTGGGCCGCCCAGCGCCCCACCTTCGCCGACGCCAAGGTGGGGGTGATCGAGGCAGCGCTGAGCCGCGCGCTGGACCGGCCCTCCGGCAACTGGTTCGTGTTCGCCGCCAGCCGGGACATCCGCCCGGACCGCCCCTACGGCACCACCGTCGCGGGGCGCGAACTGGTCGCCTGGCGCGACGCCACCGGTACCCTGCGGGTCGGCCCGGGCGCCTGCCCGCACCTCGGAGCGCCGCTCAGCGACGCCAGGGTGGCCGACGGGAATCTGGTCTGCCGCTGGCACGGCCTGGCACTGTCCGGGGCGGGCGGCCGCGGCTGGAGTCCGTTGCCCGCCTTCGACGACGGCGTGCTCACCTGGGTCCGGCTGGACGACGTCGGCGCCGAGCCGCCGCTCGACCGCCCGGTGGTGCCCACGCGCCCCGGCACCGCGGTGAGCCTGGCGGCGGTAGCGACCCTCGAAGGCACCTGCCACCCCGAGGACGTGGTGGCCAACCGCCTGGATCCCTGGCACGGCGCGTGGTTCCACCCCTACTCGTTCACCAGGCTCACCGTGGTCGAGGTCCCGAGTGAAAGCGACGACCGGTTCGTCGTGGACGTGACGTTCCGCGTCGCCGGGCGGCTCGGCGTGCCGGTGCGCGCGGAGTTCACCTGCCCGGAACCCCGCACCGTCGTCATGCGCATCACCGACGGCGAGGGCGAAGGCAGCGTGGTCGAAACCCATGCCACGCCAAGGGGTCGCGGTCCGGACGGGCGGCCCCGGACCGCCGTGATCGAGGCGACCATCGCGAGTTCGTCACGGCCCGGCTTCGCCGTGGCCCGCAAGGCCGCCCCGCTCGTGCGCCCGCTGATGACGTGGACCGCCGCGCGGTTGTGGCGCGACGACCTGGCCTACGCCGAACGCCGCTACGCCCTGCGCACCAAGGACCTGCCCGAACCGTGA
- a CDS encoding transglutaminase family protein has protein sequence MNLDAYRSATYFLDSDSAEVRAFTARVVGATADPATRAALLFEQVRESIRYSPFAISPDPADYRASAVIGSGSTWCVPKAVLLTAAARAAGIPARLGFADVRNHLTSPALRARMGDAADVFVYHGYSELFLDGRWVKAAPTFDSGVCARNGVTPITFDGKQDALLHEYSPDGRFMEYVADRGVHADLPLKEIMSTLLATYPVMRGGPSTV, from the coding sequence GTGAACCTCGATGCCTATCGATCAGCGACGTACTTCCTCGACAGCGATTCGGCCGAGGTCCGCGCCTTCACCGCGCGGGTCGTCGGCGCCACGGCCGATCCGGCCACCCGGGCCGCGTTGCTGTTCGAGCAGGTGCGCGAGAGCATCCGGTACAGCCCGTTCGCGATCAGCCCGGACCCGGCCGACTACCGGGCGAGCGCCGTGATCGGCTCGGGCAGCACCTGGTGCGTGCCCAAGGCGGTGCTGCTGACCGCGGCGGCCCGCGCGGCGGGAATTCCCGCGAGGCTGGGCTTCGCCGACGTGCGGAACCACCTCACCAGCCCGGCGTTGCGGGCCCGGATGGGCGACGCCGCCGACGTGTTCGTCTACCACGGTTACAGCGAACTGTTCCTCGACGGCCGTTGGGTGAAAGCGGCGCCCACGTTCGACTCCGGGGTCTGCGCGCGCAACGGGGTCACGCCGATCACCTTCGACGGCAAGCAGGACGCGCTGTTGCACGAGTATTCCCCCGACGGCAGGTTCATGGAATACGTCGCGGACCGCGGGGTGCACGCCGATCTCCCGCTGAAGGAGATCATGTCCACCCTGCTGGCCACCTATCCGGTGATGCGCGGGGGACCGAGCACGGTCTGA
- a CDS encoding NAD(P)/FAD-dependent oxidoreductase has product MEHDVVVIGAGLAGLAAAGELTARGVDVTVVEAADEVGGRVRTDVVDNFRLDRGFQVLLPAYPEVRAKFDLPALRLRAFTRGAYTDDRQLLAPPSRAAAIAGLARLGITGPLASAGVVAMSARDLALPSARLRRPLSRSTAAELSRFRVYGAVRERVLRPFLAGVFLDRDLTTDARLLHLIWRCFLLGGGAVPQLGMGELPRQLAAGLLAGTVHFGRPVARAEPGLVQFEDGQRLRARAVVVATDGSTAAELLPGLPEPRWHSVTTYYFTAAASPLPEPTLVLDGSPDLLLNTAVMSEVSPSYAPAGQALVAASVPERTDTTEHDVRERLARLYRSSTRDWRLIRKYVIERALPVMGPGHPLTRPVRFGAGLYVCGDHRDTSSLQGALVSGRRAARAVLADLGVAG; this is encoded by the coding sequence GTGGAGCACGACGTGGTGGTGATCGGCGCGGGACTGGCCGGGCTCGCGGCGGCAGGCGAACTCACCGCCCGCGGGGTGGACGTGACGGTGGTCGAAGCCGCCGACGAGGTGGGCGGCCGGGTCCGCACCGATGTCGTCGACAACTTCCGCCTCGACCGCGGTTTCCAGGTGCTGTTGCCCGCCTACCCGGAGGTCCGGGCCAAATTCGACCTGCCGGCGCTGCGGTTGCGTGCTTTCACCCGGGGCGCGTACACCGACGACCGGCAGCTGCTGGCACCCCCGTCGCGGGCCGCGGCGATCGCTGGACTGGCCCGCCTCGGGATCACCGGACCGCTCGCTTCAGCAGGCGTGGTCGCGATGTCCGCACGCGACCTGGCGCTGCCGTCGGCGCGACTGCGCCGACCCCTTTCCAGGTCCACCGCCGCGGAACTGAGCCGGTTCCGCGTGTACGGGGCGGTGCGCGAGCGCGTGCTGCGCCCGTTCCTCGCCGGGGTGTTCCTCGATCGCGACCTGACCACCGACGCCCGCCTGCTGCACCTGATCTGGCGGTGCTTCCTGCTCGGCGGGGGAGCGGTGCCACAACTTGGCATGGGTGAACTGCCCCGGCAACTCGCGGCCGGGCTGCTCGCCGGAACTGTCCACTTCGGACGCCCGGTGGCCCGTGCCGAACCGGGCCTGGTCCAGTTCGAGGACGGTCAGCGGCTGCGGGCGCGGGCGGTGGTCGTCGCCACTGACGGGAGCACGGCGGCGGAGTTGCTCCCGGGGCTGCCCGAACCGCGGTGGCATTCGGTGACCACCTACTACTTCACCGCGGCGGCCTCGCCGCTGCCCGAACCGACGCTGGTCCTCGACGGTTCACCGGACCTGCTGCTGAACACCGCGGTGATGAGCGAGGTCAGCCCCAGCTACGCGCCGGCCGGGCAAGCGCTGGTCGCCGCGTCGGTACCGGAGCGCACGGACACCACCGAGCACGACGTGCGCGAGCGGTTGGCGCGCCTCTACCGGAGCTCCACTCGGGACTGGCGGCTGATCAGGAAGTACGTCATCGAGCGCGCTTTGCCAGTCATGGGGCCCGGCCACCCGCTGACCCGGCCGGTGCGGTTCGGCGCGGGTCTGTACGTCTGCGGTGATCACCGCGACACCAGTTCCCTGCAGGGCGCCCTGGTGTCCGGGCGCCGTGCGGCGCGGGCCGTGCTGGCCGACCTCGGCGTGGCGGGCTGA